A segment of the Romboutsia sp. 13368 genome:
GTCCAACTATATTTCCTTCTCTATCTTTTAATATGTAGTTTAATTTTTGATTTTCTTTTGCATTAGTTAAAAATACTTCTACTTCAACAGTTGCATTTTTATCTGCAACCTCTGGAGTAACCTTTATTCCAGGTCCACCATAGTATTCTAAATCAAAGTGTGATTCATTTACTGCAAGTATATTTACATTTCTGTAAAGTCCTCCGTAGAAAGTAAAGTCTGCATTTTGTGGATATACTCTATCATTTGCAGAGTTATCTACTTCAACTACAAATAAGTTTTTATCTTCTAATACATCAGTAATGTCTACTCTCCATGTAGAGTAACCACCATCATGATGTGCTAATTCTTTTCCATTAACATATACAGTAGCAGAAGAATTAGCTCCATTAAATTCTAAATAGTATTTATCAGCTTTTGGTAAATCCATTTTTTCTAATTCTTTTGCATAGTAAGCTGTTCCTCTATAAAGGTCATTTCCACCATCTTGACCATCTATATCATTCCAAGTATGAGGTAATGAAACCCAATACCATTTTTCTGGCATTACTTTTGGAGCTTCTGTAGCTTCTTTAGAAAATGCCCATTTTGTATTAAAATTATATACTTGTCTCATATGTTCTTCCCCCTAAATCTAAATATATAATGTCCATGTATAATTTAATATTTTTATGACATAAGACAAACATTTTCCTACGTCTTGATTAAATTATAACAAATTTTTTTCTTTTTTTTATTCATATATCCGTCTATAATATTAACATATACGTTTTTTATGTATTTTTTAATATAATTTAGTTTTAAGGAGATATTTATGCAGTCAGATATTATAAATTTTGCAACAAAGTTATTATCAAAATGTATTCCTGTTAAAGTACAATATTTCAAAGAATGTCAATTGGATTCAGTTATTTTTGAACCTGATTTAGATTTTTATTCTATGATAAATCATCATCTTTTAAAATGTATAAAACCATATTTAGAGCAATGTGATAATTCAACTATCACAAATATTATAACGCCATTTCATACAAATCATTATATCCTGTGTATATCAAAGGAAAATGATGAACATCTTGTTGTAGGTCCATTTGTAGAAAATCCAATTAGTGATGAGTTAATTTATTCTATTATTAATAAGTTACAAATAAATTTAGATTATGCTAAAAAGTTAAAACTTTATTATCAATCACTACCATCTATTGATGCATCAACAGTTTATGAAATTTTATTTACTATAAATGAATATATTGCTAAAAATCAAACAGCTCCTCGTCTAAATACTATAGATTTAAGTATTTTACCAAAACAAGATTCTAGCTATGATTTATTTATTGAGGATATGAATCGTAGTTCTATGTACAAAGATATTGAGGAGCGATATGCTAGCGAAGATAAATTAATATCCTATATTAAAAATGGTGATGTAATACTTGCACAAAAGGAATTTATGAAAAAAACTATAAGTGGTTCAAATATTATTCGTAATAAAGATTCAGTAAGAAATTCAAAGAATCTATTATTATCTGCTAATACCCTATTCCGTAGAGGAGCTTACCTTGGTGGTGTACCTCCTATATACTTAGATGAATTATCTGGAAAGTGGTCAATAAAAATTGAACAAGCAGTATCATTAGAAGAGCTCAATAATCTTCATATTAAAATGATAAATTCATATTGCCTTCTTACTAAAGAGCATTCACTTTCTAAGTATTCACCAGTTATAAAACAAACACTTATGTTTATTAATTTAAATATTTCATCTAATCTTACAGTAAAGAAGGTTGCTCATGAAATTGGTCTATCTCCAGATTATTTAACTCGCTTATTTAAAAAAGAATTAGGAGTTAATATTATTACATATATTAATAGTAAAAGAATTTATACTTCACTTGATTTATTAAAAAACACAGATTTATCTATAGAAGAGATTGGAGATTTAATAGGATTAAATAATACATCGTACTTTTATACTCTATTTAAAAAGCAAATTGGAATTTCTCCAAAGCAATATAGAAATAATCTAAAATCTAAATAAGCATATAATTNNNNNNNAGTTAAGTACTATAGTTTTCATATATGTAAATAAGATGTTAGTATTACTACTAACATCTTTTTATACTTAATTTAAAATTTATTAACATACTATAATGTCAACTTTTGATAAATCAAATTTATAATAATCCTCAACTAATTCATGGATTATGTTTTCTAAATGATATATATCTCTTTTTATAAATTCATATTTAAAATCAGTTTCAAAAACTTTTATATCGTTTATTAAAAGTGAAATAAAACCATTTTCTTTTTTAACTTCAATTTTTAGATTTTTTTCATTTAAAGTTTTTAAATTATTTAAAATTCTTTTTAAAATAGAATCTATAGCTATGTATTTATGAGCTCTATAAATATCATTATTACAATCACCGCAATAAGTATATGTAGAATTTGTATCAGATAATAAATATTTAATTGTTGTACTTTTACAATAGTTACAAGTCATTTTTAATAATCTCCCAATAATTATATTTTACTATGTGAAAATTCTTTCACTCAACTTCTACATTATAGCTTTTTTATACTGTTGTATTTTGTCGAAACTTGTATTTTTTATCGATTACCACTATTTACATAATTATAGCTTTATATCATGTANNNNNNNNNNNNNNNNNNNNNNNNNNNNNNNNNNNNNNNNNNNNNNNNNNNNNNNNNNNNNNNNNNNNNNNNNNNNNNNNNNNNNNNNNNNNNNNNNNNNNNNNNNNNNNNNNNNNNNNNNNNNNNNNNNNNNNNNNNNNNNNNNNNNNNNNNNNNNNNNNNNNNNNNNNNNNNNNNNNNNNNNNNNNNNNNNNNNNNNNNNNNNNNNNNNNNNNNNNNNNNNNNNNNNNNNNNNNNNNNNNNNNNNNNNNNNNNNNNNNNNNNNNNNNNNNNNNNNNNNNNNNNNNNNNNNNNNNNNNNNNNNNNNNNNNNNNNNNNNNNNNNNNNNNNNNNNNNNNNNNNNNNNNNNNNNNNNNNNNNNNNNNNNNNNNNNNNNNNNNNNNNNNNNNNNNNNNNNNNNNNNNNNNNNNNNNNNNNNNNNNNNNNNNNNNNNNNNNNNNNNNNNNNNNNNNNNNNNNNNNNNNNNNNNNNNNNNNNNNNNNNNNNNNNNNNNNNNNNNNNNNNNNNNNNNNNNNNNNNNNNNNNNNNNNNNNNNNNNNNNNNNNNNNNNNNNNNNNNNNNNNNNNNNNNNNNNNNNNNNNNNNNNNNNNNNNNNNNNNNNNNNNNNNNNNNNNNNNNNNNNNNNNNNNNNNNNNNNNNNNNNNNNNNNNNNNNNNNNNNNNNNNNNNNNNNNNNNNNNNNNNNNNNNNNNNNNNNNNNNNNNNNNNNNNNNNNNNNNNNNNNNNNNNNNNNNNNNNNNNNNNNNNNNNNNNNNNNNNNNNNNNNNNNNNNNNNNNNNNNNNNNNNNNNNNNNNNNNNNNNNNNNNNNNNNNNNNNNNNNNNNNNNNNNNNNNNNNNNNNNNNNNNNNNNNNNNNNNNNNNNNNNNNNNNNNNNNNNNNNNNNNNNNNNNNNNNNNNNNNNNNNNNNNNNNNNNNNNNNNNNNNNNNNNNNNNNNNNNNNNNNNNNNNNNNNNNNNNNNNNNNNNNNNNNNNNNNNNNNNNNNNNNNNNNNNNNNNNNNNNNNNNNNNNNNNNNNNNNNNNNNNNNNNNNNNNNNNNNNNNNNNNNNNNNNNNNNNNNNNNNNNNNNNNNNNNNNNNNNNNNNNNNNNNNNNNNNNNNNNNNNNNNNNNNNNNNNNNNNNNNNNNNNNNNNNNNNNNNNNNNNNNNNNNNNNNNNNNNNNNNNNNNNNNNNNNNNNNNNNNNNNNNNNNNNNNNNNNNNNNNNNNNNNNNNNNNNNNNNNNNNNNNNNNNNNNNNNNNNNNNNNNNNNNNNNNNNNNNNNNNNNNNNNNNNNNNNNNNNNNNNNNNNNNNNNNNNNNNNNNNNNNNNNNNNNNNNNNNNNNNNNNNNNNNNNNNNNNNNNNNNNNNNNNNN
Coding sequences within it:
- a CDS encoding AraC family transcriptional regulator, translating into MQSDIINFATKLLSKCIPVKVQYFKECQLDSVIFEPDLDFYSMINHHLLKCIKPYLEQCDNSTITNIITPFHTNHYILCISKENDEHLVVGPFVENPISDELIYSIINKLQINLDYAKKLKLYYQSLPSIDASTVYEILFTINEYIAKNQTAPRLNTIDLSILPKQDSSYDLFIEDMNRSSMYKDIEERYASEDKLISYIKNGDVILAQKEFMKKTISGSNIIRNKDSVRNSKNLLLSANTLFRRGAYLGGVPPIYLDELSGKWSIKIEQAVSLEELNNLHIKMINSYCLLTKEHSLSKYSPVIKQTLMFINLNISSNLTVKKVAHEIGLSPDYLTRLFKKELGVNIITYINSKRIYTSLDLLKNTDLSIEEIGDLIGLNNTSYFYTLFKKQIGISPKQYRNNLKSK